In a genomic window of Urocitellus parryii isolate mUroPar1 chromosome 2, mUroPar1.hap1, whole genome shotgun sequence:
- the Tlr9 gene encoding toll-like receptor 9: MGPCPRALHPLSLLVQAAMLAVALALGALPAFLPCEFQQGSLVDCNWLFLKSVPHFSAAAPRGNVTSLSLISNRIHHLHNFDFVHLPNLRRLNLKWNCPPISFSPMHFPCHMTIEPQTFLHATKLEDLNLSYNSITTVPALPKSLVNLTLSHTNILALDHTSFAGLHALRFLYMDGNCYYSNPCSGAVEVAPDAFLSLRKLTHLSLKYDNLTAVPHNLPPSLEYLFLSYNHIVKLTSEDLANLTALRVLDVGGNCRRCDHARNPCVECPNVSLQLDPDTFSKLSHLEGLVLKDSSLYTLDSSLFQGLRNLTVLDLSENFLYECITNTSAFRNLTQLSKLNLSFNYRKRVSFAHLHLEDSFKNLISLQELNMNGIFFRSLNENTLKPLTHLPLLHTLHLQTNFINQAQLSIFGAFPGLHFVDLSNNRISGASKLTITTGEANDWKQVQMWSRDLAPAPLDSSSSEDFMPSCRSLKFILDLSRNDLLTIQPEMFSNLSHLQCLSLSHNNIDQAVNGSEFRLLTSLQVLDLSHNKVDLYHGRSFTELPNLKALDLSYNSQAFSMQGVGHNLSFVAQLHTLQFLSLAHNNIHSRVSQKLSSTSLQALDFSGNAVSHMWGEGDLYLHFFQGLRGLLRLDLSQNLLHTLLPRYLDNLPKTLQLLRLSHNYLAFFNWSCLALLPNLKALDLAGNQLKALSNGSLPNGTQLQRLDLSSNRISSVDPGFFALAVELKEVNLSHNALKTIESSWFGPLTYSLKTFDVSANPLHCACGAAFVDFLLEVQNAVPGLPNLVKCGSPGQLQGKSIFAQDLRLCLDERLSWTCFGFSLLAVALGLTVPVLQHLCGWDLWYCFHLGLAWLPLRRGTRALPYDAFVVFDKAQSAVADWVYHELRVRLEERRGRRALRLCLEERDWLPGKSLFENLWASVYGSRKTLFVLDHTDRVSGLLRTSFLLAQQRLLEDRKDVVVLVILRPDARRSRYVRLRQRLCRQSVLFWPHQPSGQGSFWAQLSTALTRDNRHFYNRNFCQGPTAE; encoded by the exons ATG GGTCCctgccccagggccctgcaccCTCTGTCTCTCTTGGTGCAGGCTGCAATGCTGGCTGTGGCCTTGGCCCTGGGTGCTCTGCCTGCCTTCCTGCCCTGCGAGTTCCAGCAGGGTAGTCTGGTGGACTGCAACTGGCTGTTCCTGAAGTCCGTGCCCCACTTCTCTGCAGCAGCACCCCGTGGTAATGTCACCAGCCTTTCCTTGATCTCCAACCGCATTCACCACCTCCATAACTTTGACTTTGTCCACCTGCCTAACCTGCGGCGTCTCAACCTCAAGTGGAATTGCCCCCCGATCAGCTTCAGCCCCATGCACTTTCCCTGCCACATGACCATCGAGCCCCAAACCTTCCTGCATGCGACCAAACTGGAAGACCTGAACCTGAGCTACAACAGCATCACCACTGTGCCCGCCCTGCCCAAATCCCTAGTAAACCTGACCCTGAGCCACACCAACATTCTGGCACTAGACCATACTAGCTTTGCTGGCCTGCATGCCCTGCGCTTTCTATACATGGATGGCAACTGCTACTACAGTAACCCATGCAGCGGAGCAGTGGAGGTGGCTCCAGATGCATTTCTTAGCCTGCGCAAACTCACCCACCTGTCGCTTAAGTATGACAATCTCACAGCAGTCCCCCACAACCTGCCTCCCAGTCTGGAGTACCTGTTTCTATCCTACAACCACATTGTCAAACTGACAAGTGAGGACCTGGCCAATCTGACTGCCCTTCGAGTGCTTGATGTAGGCGGGAACTGCCGTCGCTGTGACCATGCCCGCAACCCCTGTGTGGAGTGCCCTAACGTCTCTCTCCAACTGGATCCTGACACCTTCAGCAAACTAAGTCATCTTGAAGGCTTGGTGTTGAAGGACAGTTCTCTCTATACACTTGATAGCTCATTGTTCCAAGGTCTCAGAAACCTCACTGTGTTAGACCTGAGTGAAAACTTTCTCTACGAATGCATCACCAATACCTCGGCCTTCCGGAACCTGACACAGTTGAGCAAGCTCAACCTGTCCTTCAATTACCGCAAGAGGGTGTCCTTTGCCCACCTGCATCTGGAAGACTCCTTTAAGAACCTGATCTCACTGCAGGAGCTGAACATGAACGGCATCTTCTTCCGATCACTCAATGAGAACACGCTTAAGCCGCTGACCCATCTGCCCCTTCTCCACACACTGCATCTACAAACGAACTTCATCAACCAGGCCCAGCTCAGCATCTTCGGGGCCTTCCCTGGCCTGCACTTTGTCGATCTTTCAAACAACCGCATTAGTGGAGCTTCAAAGCTGACAATCACCACTGGGGAGGCAAATGATTGGAAGCAAGTCCAAATGTGGTCTAGGGATCTCGCTCCAGCCCCACTGGACAGCTCCAGCTCTGAAGATTTCATGCCTAGTTGCAGGTCCCTCAAATTCATTTTGGACCTGTCTAGGAACGACCTGTTGACAATCCAGCCAGAGATGTTTTCCAACCTCTCACACCTCCAGTGCCTCAGCCTGAGCCACAATAACATTGACCAGGCAGTCAATGGCTCAGAGTTCCGGCTGCTGACTAGTCTTCAGGTGCTGGATCTTTCCCATAACAAAGTGGACCTGTACCATGGGCGCTCGTTCACAGAGCTGCCGAACCTGAAGGCTCTGGATCTCAGCTACAATAGCCAGGCCTTCAGCATGCAGGGTGTAGGCCACAACCTTAGCTTTGTGGCCCAGCTGCACACCCTGCAATTCCTCAGCCTGGCACACAATAACATCCACAGTCGTGTGTCACAGAAGCTCAGCAGCACCTCACTGCAGGCCCTGGACTTCAGTGGCAATGCTGTGAGCCATATGTGGGGTGAGGGAGACCTCTATCTCCACTTCTTCCAAGGTCTGAGAGGCTTGCTTCGGCTGGACCTGTCCCAGAATCTCCTGCATACCCTCTTGCCCCGCTACCTGGACAACCTCCCCAAGACTCTGCAGCTGCTGCGTCTCAGTCACAATTATCTGGCCTTCTTCAACTGGAGCTGCCTGGCCCTCCTGCCCAATCTGAAAGCCCTGGACCTGGCAGGAAACCAGCTGAAGGCCCTGAGCAATGGCAGCCTGCCCAATGGAACACAGCTCCAGAGGCTAGACCTCAGCAGCAACAGGATAAGCTCTGTGGACCCAGGCTTCTTTGCCCTGGCAGTGGAGCTGAAAGAGGTCAACCTCAGCCACAATGCCCTCAAGACGATTGAGTCTTCCTGGTTTGGGCCACTGACCTATTCCCTGAAAACATTCGATGTGAGTGCCAACCCTTTGCACTGCGCCTGTGGGGCGGCCTTCGTGGACTTCCTGCTGGAGGTACAGAACGCTGTGCCAGGTCTGCCCAACCTTGTGAAGTGTGGCAGCCCGGGACAGCTGCAGGGAAAGAGCATCTTCGCGCAGGACCTGCGCCTCTGTTTGGATGAGAGGCTCTCCTGGACTTGCTTCGGCTTCTCGCTGCTGGCTGTGGCTCTGGGTCTGACTGTGCCTGTGCTACAGCACCTCTGTGGCTGGGACCTCTGGTACTGCTTCCACCTGGGCCTGGCCTGGCTTCCCCTACGGCGCGGCACCCGCGCCCTGCCCTACGATGCCTTCGTGGTCTTCGACAAGGCGCAGAGCGCGGTGGCTGACTGGGTGTACCATGAGCTGCGGGTGAGGCTAGAGGAGCGTCGCGGACGCCGCGCGCTCCGTCTTTGCCTGGAGGAGCGGGATTGGCTGCCGGGCAAATCACTCTTCGAGAACCTGTGGGCCTCGGTCTATGGCAGCCGAAAGACTCTCTTTGTGCTGGACCACACGGATCGGGTCAGTGGCCTCTTGCGCACCAGCTTCCTGCTAGCCCAGCAGCGCCTGCTGGAGGACCGCAAGGATGTCGTGGTGTTGGTGATCCTGCGCCCGGACGCCCGCCGCTCCCGCTACGTGCGGCTGCGCCAGCGCCTCTGCCGCCAGAGCGTCCTCTTTTGGCCCCACCAGCCCAGTGGTCAGGGCAGCTTCTGGGCTCAGTTGAGCACGGCTCTGACCAGGGACAACCGCCATTTCTATAACCGGAATTTCTGCCAGGGACCCACTGCCGAATAG
- the Twf2 gene encoding twinfilin-2 → MFLVLVATEELKEFFAKARAGSIRLIKVVIEDEQLVLGASQEPVGRWDQDYDRAVLPLLDSQQPCYLLFRLDSQNAQGFEWLFLAWSPDNSPVRLKMLYAATRATVKKEFGGGHIKDELFGTVKDDLSFAGYQKHLSSCAAPAPLTSAERELQQIRINEVKTEISVESKHQTLQGLAFPLQPEAQRALQHLKQKMINYIQLKLDLERETIELVHTEPTDVAQLPSRVPRDAARYHFFLYKHTHEGDHLESVVFIYSMPGYKCSIKERMLYSSCKSRLLDSVEQDFQLEIAKKIEIGDGAELTAEFLYDEVHPKQHAFKQAFAKPKGPGGKRGHKRLIRGPGENGDDS, encoded by the exons ATGTTTCTTGTTCTTGTAGCCACTGAGGAATTAAAGGAATTCTTTGCCAAGGCGCGGGCTGGCTCCATTCGGCTCATCAAAGTTGTCATTGAGGACG AGCAGCTCGTGCTGGGTGCCTCTCAAGAGCCAGTGGGTCGCTGGGACCAGGACTACGACAGGGCTGTGCTTCCACTGCTGGATTCCCAGCAGCCCTGCTACCTGCTCTTCCGCCTCGACTCACAGAATGCTCAGGGATTCGAATGGCTCTTTCTTGCCTGGTCACCTGATAATTCTCCG GTGCGGCTGAAGATGCTCTACGCAGCGACACGGGCCACAGTGAAGAAGGAGTTTGGGGGTGGCCACATCAAGGATGAACTCTTTGGAACAGTGAAG GATGACCTCTCCTTTGCTGGGTACCAGAAACACCTATCATCCTGTGCTGCACCTGCTCCACTGACCTCAGCTGAGAGAGAGCTCCAGCAGATCCGTATCAACGAG GTGAAGACAGAGATCAGTGTGGAAAGCAAGCACCAGACTCTGCAGGGCCTCGCCTTCCCCCTGCAGCCTGAGGCCCAGCGGGCACTTCAGCATCTCAAGCAGAAGATGATCAACTACATCCAGCTG AAGCTGGACCTGGAACGGGAGACCATCGAGCTGGTACACACAGAGCCCACAGATGTGGCCCAGCTACCCTCACGAGTGCCCCGAGATGCTGCCCGCTACCACTTCTTCCTCTATAAGCATACCCATGAGGGGGACCACCTTGAGTCTGTGG TGTTCATCTACTCCATGCCGGGGTATAAGTGCAGCATCAAAGAGCGCATGCTGTACTCCAGCTGCAAAAGCCGCCTCCTTGACTCTGTCGAGCAGGACTTCCAGCTGGAGATCGCCAAGAAG ATTGAGATTGGCGACGGggcagagctgacagctgagttCCTCTATGACGAGGTGCACCCCAAGCAACATGCCTTCAAGCAGGCATTCGCCAAGCCCAAGGGCCCTGGGGGCAAGCGAGGCCACAAGCGACTCATCAGGGGCCCTGGCGAGAATGGGGACGACAGCTAG